CCTGGTAAATCTCTTTAAATCTTTAGCGTCttattttttcaggtttttataCTAACTGCTATTCTTCATCTTATTATGCTATTAGTTATGCGATAGCACAGTTGAAGTGGAGTCGgcattagttttattttgtttctgttttctgcgAACGAATGTGGTGTACGATGTAAAATTACGGTTTctttacatgagtctggtgggtttagcaaacgcaattttgcagatgttttgtatgttgaaaaagatcTTATCTCGTTTAACAGGAAGGGACTTCCTTAGAATCCTTTACTCAGGTTTACAGACATGTACAGAGTAATCGAGTCTAtcaaaaaacaagcacttttgttgaagtatacaagctggacaaatgccctattaacttacatgtAGCTTATGTAACCTTTAAGTAAAAGGCAGAATGCTCGGCATGCCTGTATGTGCAGATTACTTACAGAATAGCATCAACattaaatacacacagaacatacaaataaaaaaaaacattaaatgtttGTACCTTCTTCAGCTGATTGTGTTTCTGCAGGACACAGTTAATGATGTCACAGGTGACAGAGATTTTCCTTAGAGAGAAACCCCACTGAAGGAACTGCTGCTTGGTCCGTTATGGGTTTATAGTGGAAGACATCTCGCAGCACTACACCCACAACCACATGCTCACAGTTGAACAGAGCAGTGCATGATAGTAGAATAATTGTGAGCGTAAAAGTAAGAGTCCACTGAACACTAGTGGGGTAGTAGTCACTGTGCTTCACAGAGGGAGGGGACTAATGTGAATTAAGAACTTTGATAGCATTTCGTAATGCTACATCTGTAAAAACAAAGCTCtcagaaatgtgtgtatgtgcacctTATAAAGAGTGTCAGTGAATCGGAGGTCAGTTTTGCCAGTCAGCTCCAGTCCATCCTCCAATAGTTGCTTCGCAAAAGGTGGAGAAAATGAGGTGAAGGTAAAGCTCACAATTGGTAGAAAAGCGGAGGGATCTCCTTTGGAAAGGCTGGTGGAAACAAAGATCAAAGTGGGAGATTGTGAAAAATGCAATGAGAAAACAGAATCTGACGTGTACGTCCTCCACGCTGCACACTGCTTAAAATAGCTGTCACAGTTGTGTTAAAATCAAGTTCACACACAAGTGTGTTTAGGCAGGGCAGTGACAATCACATTTTGCAGCTactaaatctgagcatgcgtaCCAGCCAACCACAGCAATGTTGGTATTGACTCTTTTTGAGTCTGTGTGTCAGTATGGCAAATATGGTCCTGGAGACACCTGCTGAGGCGGGAACCGTTGAGtactttgagtgtttttttatttctttggccAGCTTTTGTCAGTGCAAATGCGGTCACAAACTTTACAGGTGTTTACTTGTGATCAAAATGAAGGAAGATTTGAAAAAAGGTGTGGTCCAAGTCACAAGTCACGTTCGAGATACTAACATCCCGAGATCGGTCTCTGAATACAAAATGCCCTTGAAATGGTTAAGTCCAGGTTTTTTCACTGCAAGTCCAAACTGTTAGAAAACTGCCTTTTTAAAGTATACTAGGTTAGTTCAAAAATAACGTGTGGTGTTATAGGGGCTTCTGGCACTGAAAGTAAATAGTTATTGTAACAATGTCACTGCCAatgtgaggcgagtgcagatttgagtcgcgcatgcgtcactttgcgacgaggGAAGCTGTGAgtttgcgcatgcgtcactgcGACAAGTAGCaaacaagatgctaacgagacaCTTCTGGAATGTCAATAgagtaaaaattgacctacttaacgaagttcgttcactgctggctacaagttagaaaccaaacaacaaaggttgtcagctgaatggtgttttgagctaacgttagcaatcatcataaatagctaaaacgttttgaaatgactgctagcttagctacaagctagcaatcaaacacaacaaaggttgtcactgAATGGCGTTGGAGCCAAcggttagcaatcaaacaatcgaAGATTGATAAAACGTTTTtcaaatgattcccatcttctgttattgtttggaaTGATGGTTTATTACTTAATGGATTTAACAAATTTCAAtatgacagttatgtcgtaaacttttaaaaacttgtGCAAGTACATCTGCATTCTGCGCTGGTACAGAGCCGTGTAACCATAGAAATATAGACTTTAGGGGTGGGCGGATCAATCTAAATATCGATtgtatcgatgccaacgctggtattggtattgatCGATACAATGTAATTGaattgatattttaatttagatatctctcctctacgttcactatactttgcttgtgtcttccaccttcctgagcaaacgaAAAAAAAGCATTCGATACTGTGGCAACACTACAAACCAatacaaaacacttaaaaacacatgacaagAAAATGCTGATCTACAAAAACGAAGAAATGAGGAGGGAAATCAATCCACTTCCAGACCCCCGGCACAGAGACAGAGTTCGTTGGAGAGTCATTTCAAGAGGCAGAGAATACCCAGGTAGCTTGTAAGAGTAGGCTATATTATGTTAGTCATGTCATATCGCGTCTTGTGCATTAGTTAGTGTGATTGCTCAAGAATAAGACAGCAAATTTttgttattctttctttctttatttattatttattttttaaaaaggctgcAAATGTGGTttgtattcattctacagtgcctaataactaatattttgtgcacttcaatacattaataaaaaatattgcctaaagaatttTCCTTCatcacctcagaaataatgaaatgctctcccctacacaaaagtatttttttaagtaaaagtatcgtattggtatcggtatcggcaatacggaccctatatgtatctggtatcggatcgataccaaattttgcagtatcgcccacccCTAATGACGTCTCTGACTTGACTCCCATCGGGTATGACGtgttatgtcgtaaaccgtttacatctcTGCGCCTGCGCGACTCAAacctgcactcgactcacatcggggagtgacaaccAAACAACATATCTAACAGATAGCATAACGGAAGCTTTTGTTTGTTACCCATTGTAGTCGACATATCCTGGGTACTTTATCACCCGCAGGAGAGTTTCCAGTTTGCGAAGACAACCCTGGACGTCTCCTGAAGACAGCATTTGTATctgtgaaaagagagagaagcgcCAACCTGACAGAGACGTTAACCGAACCGAAGTTAACGTCACAGAATGGCTAACGTTGGTCCGTCTGTCATGGTAACACAAAATGGTAACGTTAGACGACACTACAAACCTAAAGTTAGTTCTTTTGCATAACATTCGATGTTGTGTTTCGATATGCAAATGAAAGTGCGTTAGTTTCGATGTCTCGTCGTCGTTAGCAAGAATTCTTCGGTTATAGTTTTGTTTCTACCGGGTGATCAACAGCACGAAACAGGATTGGCTATTACACGCAAGTCTTCCCACGTACTGAAACGAGTTGACGTCATTGACGTAGCTAACCTTTACGCACACTGCTCTCTGCCTTTTTCGTTTAGTTTAGCTAGTTTGTCATTTGGCATTCGCAAGGCACATTTGCATAGAAAATGAACGCGTTTGACTCAGCGTTGTGAAATTCTAAATTGTCCTTCCGTTCATGTTTCTGGGATGACTGGGTAGAGAACAGGGGAGGGGCAgaggacaggaggaggaggaggaggaggagtgtgCAAAAATACATCCATGGTGTCAAACCGATGATAGACGCGCGGTTGAAGGGTTCCCCCTGAACCTAAGGAGCAACTGCTCTTTTTTAGTCGTGCTTGGCTAAATGAAACGACAACTGGATACGTTTGATAGCAAAGAAACCGCATTTCCAGCTGTACTTGTGTGCAGGTCGGGTTGTCAGAGGACTCACTAAACTCAGGTAACGTTTACAGTCCATGGTTACTCCGCTGTATTGTAATTATTAGGAAATACTGCACCCctcttataaataaataagacgGAATTCCTTTAATAGTGCAGCAAATCTTTGTTGTTTAGCTCGACGCTGTATTCGTCAACTTAAACTAGCTCGGTAAGCTAACTCGGGGATTTGTTAAAAGCGATTGCGACTAACAGCCAATTCCACCAATGACGTTCGATTTTGAATGCTGTTGTGATAAGTTTGACCAATGTTATAGAAGGTAGGGCGGGACTAAAGGTCAAACTACCTTGCTTTCTCGAACTTCCAACGTTGATGTTTACAACAGTGTAATAGAATGTGTTTATGCAACACAGCTTGCGTTAGACAGGCTGAAAGGGAAAGGAAGACGGGGCACTTTATTCAAAAAAAGACTGCTTTGTTCATTGCTACACACTTATAAGTCGACTAAGTTTGTCAGCAAAGAATTCTGACAATGCTTTGAGAGATGGAGGTGCCTTTATTGCTGTGATGCTAAGGGCTAACTTTCCTACTGACTGTCAGTGGTTGGTATATATTCACACGCAGTCATCTGATTtcgatagatactttattcatcctgaaGGAAATCTTTCAGTCACACTTCAGTGCTGTCTGCcagctctctttctctttctctctctctctctcaatttcaattcatttgctttattggcatgaaagtcagaaataacaatattgccaaaTCATCAAGGATaatactgtctctctctctctcttaattgAATTCAAATGGACTATTATTTACATTGCCAACGcaagtgtgaaataaaaacaaaaaatgtgccTACAGAAATGTGTAAACAGCTGTGTAACATTTGCAACATTGTAATCCCATTAATCACAATCACATAAGTGCAAATAAACTTCATTATTAGACTTaaactattttcatttattaatgtGTAAACCTAACAACATAGAATTAATGGTAGCTGTGTTGTATTGACGAAATCTATCAAATGTTGTAGGGACTGCTATGTAGattatttgaaacttaaaaAGGAGTCAGTTTTTTCGCCTGACCCATTTTAAGTTGTTTCTCTGCAGCACATAAGCTTCAACATGACACATGCAGTGCTTTACAATCTAACATTTGACCAGAAGAAATGACAACAGCAAGAGATATACTGTATTCCTCTCAAGCATAGATGGGCAGATTTAGTATAAACCCTTGTTGAATTGTTTAACTTACTATTGGatagttttaatgaaataaatcaaatgcATTTCCATGGATAGTCtgaataatataatacattttatcataCATTCTTCCCAGTGGTCAGTACATGTTGTGTTCACAAGTGTGAACTCATTCTGGGAACTTGACTCGGCCAATGTTGctctttaataaaataaatatatatatatatgtatatgtatatgtatatatatatatatatatatattatatataatataataaggaCAACAAACCTCAACAAGGTAAACAACATAACTACTATGGACAGATGGATAGGTTTGTAtagaaaaaagtgaataaatacatacacatgcataacACATGTAAACAAACCGCTACATGCAGTAAGGCAATAATAGGGCAATGCAAAAGTACACTGGTGCTGGAATATAACAAATTATTAATAAACAGGTTGCTTGTATCGGTGGATATGGTACAGTATATCTTTGGCAGATATTTGGGTgtttaaatcatgtgttcaacactattaaatatataatttactCGAAATGTGGATGCGTGGTGTTACTGGGTCATTGCAGTGATTGATCCTGACACTAGGACCAGTGGTAAGCCTTCATTATAGTGACAGCctacaaatacagtacagtggacatggagtaTGATTCATGTACAGTGTATTCTATGTGTCATAAACTTTTTGTGATCATATTCAGTTACAGTGTTTCGGACCGGACACAGGATTAGAATTACTACAGCCAGTTTAGTTCAATATTATGTAATCAAAATGCTTTTTCATGCACAATGTATGAatgttattataaaaaataaatcatcataAGTATGATTACATTActgcatgcacatacagtaaacTGAAATATGAGCAGTTGTCAAATGCTTCCAGAACAGAACTTTTCCTGTGACGTATAATGAGAAATGGACCATGAGAAAGTGTGTAAAGTCTGCCACTTTTTACCATATGGGTCATATGGGTCAACTCTAATACAGCGTATTATAATATATCATTATTAAAGTGACTCACATGTACTTTTttgggcagtagctcagtcgtTAGGGaggtgggttgggaaccggagggtcgcaggTCCAAGTCCCCGTTTGGACCCAAGTATGGaatgtggattggtagctggagagatgccagttcactgccagggtgctcttgagcaaggcactgaacccccctcAACatctcagggtgctggtccagtaCTGCACCACtctctctgacatctctccattagtgcatgtataggacctgagcatgtggtgtatttcaggcctgtgtatgtgtaataacaacagagttgttaattgtaatttccccatatgggatcaataaagagtataaattaaaaatgaattaaatgacTGTGTTACTGTGCTGCCGTATAGATGGGTCAAGCACTGTGGAGGCTGCCTCCcagacaacagcagcagcttcaggAAGAGCTTGCAGACCGACTGGCTGACCAAGGAGGAGGAAGGTACCAAGGTAATCGGAACATTTTTTCTGTCTCAGAGTCTggtctagcacccagtgatgacgtgttaaaagTTTTATTGCATGTGGTAGGAaggatttcctgtagcggtccgtgcgacatcgaagctgtcggagtaGCATTATGCTCCTCTTTTGTGAATGAAACGAAGACTATGGATTTATTTCAGAGTTTGACTAGACTTTTTAATTCCA
Above is a window of Etheostoma spectabile isolate EspeVRDwgs_2016 unplaced genomic scaffold, UIUC_Espe_1.0 scaffold00001259, whole genome shotgun sequence DNA encoding:
- the LOC116674893 gene encoding LOW QUALITY PROTEIN: centrosomal protein of 44 kDa-like (The sequence of the model RefSeq protein was modified relative to this genomic sequence to represent the inferred CDS: deleted 1 base in 1 codon), translating into MLSSGDVQGCLRKLETLLRVIKYPGYVDYNGLSKGDPSAFLPIVSFTFTSFSPPFAKQLLEDGLELTGKTDLRFTDTLYKHVVVGVVLRDVFHYKPITTKQQFLQWGFSLRKISVTCDIINCVLQKHNQLKK